A stretch of the Argentina anserina chromosome 6, drPotAnse1.1, whole genome shotgun sequence genome encodes the following:
- the LOC126801178 gene encoding probable UDP-N-acetylglucosamine--peptide N-acetylglucosaminyltransferase SPINDLY, with the protein MAWTDKDVCNGKVGDPVVENGFLNGSQPSPSTSGSPAGATPESKNFEVKETISYANILRSRNKFSDALSLYETVLEKDAGNVEAHIGKGICLQMKNMGRPAFDSFMEAIKFDPENACALTHCGILYKDEGRLREAAESYQKALNADPSYKPAGECLAIVLTDLGTSLKLAGNTQDGLQKYYEALKTDPHYAPAYYNLGVVYSEMMQFDTALTCYEKAALERPMYAEAYCNMGVIYKNRGDLESSIACYERCLAVSPNFEIAKNNMAIALTDLGTKVKLEGDIDQGIAYYKKALFYNWHYADAMYNLGVAYGEMLKFDMAIVFYELAFHFNPHCAEACNNLGVIYKDRDNLDKAVECYQLALSIKQNFSQSLNNLGVVYTVQGKMDAAASMIEKAIIANPTYAEAYNNLGVLHRDAGNITMAIDAYEQCLRIDPDSRNAGQNRLLAMNYIHEGHDDKLFVAHRDWGRRFMRLFSQHMSWDNIKDPERPLVIGYVSPDYFTHSVSYFIEAPLAHHEYAKYKVIVYSAVVKADAKTIRFRDRVLKKGGIWRDVYGIDEKKVASIVREDKVDILVELTGHTANNKLGTMACRPAPVQVTWIGYPNTTGLPAIDYRITDSQADCPDSEQKHVEELVRLPECFLCYTPSPEAGPVSPTPALSNGFITFGSFNNLAKITPKVLQVWARILSAIPNSRLVVKCKPFSCDSVRERFLSTLEQLGLEPLRVDLLPLILLNYDHMQAYSLMDISLDTFPYAGTTTTCESLYMGVPCVTMAGSVHAHNVGVSILSTVGLGNLIAKNEEEYVQLAVQLASDITSLSNLRMSLRDLMSRSPVCDGPKFTLGLESAYRNMWRRYCKGDVPSKRHMEILQQEVIPEEPGTKIAEPIRITASDSSTSIKSNGFTPSTPMPNLSSSKENGV; encoded by the exons ATGGCTTGGACGGATAAAGATGTTTGTAATGGGAAAGTTGGGGACCCAGTTGTTGAAAATGGGTTCTTGAATGGTTCACAGCCTTCTCCAAGTACCAGTGGCTCTCCTGCTGGTGCAACTCCGGAAAGTAAGAATTTTGAAGTGAAAGAGACAATTTCTTATGCCAACATTCTTCGTTCAAGGAACAAGTTTTCTGATGCTCTTAGTCTGTATGAGACTGTGTTGGAGAAAGATGCCGGAAATGTTGAAGCTCATATTGGAAAAGGAATATGCCTACAAATGAAGAATATGGGAAGGCCTGCTTTTGACAGTTTTATGGAAGCCATTAAGTTTGACCCAGAGAATGCATGCGCCCTCACACATTGTGGTATCTTGTACAAAGATGAGGGTCGCCTAAGGGAGGCTGCTGAG TCATATCAGAAGGCTCTGAATGCAGACCCTTCGTACAAACCTGCTGGCGAATGCCTAGCCATTGTATTAACGGATCTTGGAACTAGCTTAAAGCTTGCTGGTAACACTCAAGATGGATTGCAGAAGTATTACGAAGCTTTGAAGACAGATCCACACTATGCt CCTGCTTACTATAACCTTGGTGTTGTCTACTCTGAAATGATGCAATTTGACACTGCACTTACTTGCTATGAGAAGGCTGCATTGGAGAGGCCCATGTATGCTGAAGCATATTGCAACATGGGTGTTATTTACAAAAATCGTGGTGACTTGGAGTCTTCTATTGCTTGTTACGAGAG GTGTCTTGCTGTTTCGCCAAACTTCGAGATTGCAAAGAATAATATGGCAATAGCCTTGACAGATTTAGGAACAAAG GTTAAATTGGAAGGAGATATCGATCAAGGCATAGCATATTACAAGAAGGCTTTGTTTTATAACTGGCATTATGCCGATGCTATGTACAATCTTGGGGTTGCTTATGGTGAAATGCTTAAATTTGACATG GCAATTGTGTTCTATGAGCTTGCTTTCCACTTCAATCCCCATTGCGCAGAGGCGTGTAATAATCTGGGAGTAATATACAAAGACAGAGACAACCTTGATAAAGCAGTAGAGTGTTATCAG TTGGCGCTGTCAATCAAACAAAACTTCTCACAGTCGTTGAACAATCTTGGAGTTGTCTACACCGTTCAG GGTAAGATGGATGCTGCTGCAAGTATGATTGAGAAAGCTATAATCGCAAATCCCACATATGCAGAAGCATATAACAACttag GAGTTCTCCACAGAGATGCTGGCAATATTACTATGGCTATTGATGCATATGAGCAATGCCTTAGAATAGATCCTGATTCCCGGAATGCAGGCCAG AACCGATTGCTTGCAATGAACTACATTCATGAAGGACATGATGATAAACTTTTTGTTGCCCACAG GGACTGGGGTAGACGCTTTATGAGGCTATTCTCACAGCACATGTCATGGGACAACATAAAAGATCCGGAACGACCCTTGGTGATTGGATATGTATCTCCCGATTATTTTACTCACTCTGTATCATATTTCATAGAAGCTCCCCTTGCCCACCATGAATATGCAAAGTACAAAGTGATTGTTTATTCTGCAGTTGTGAAG GCAGATGCCAAGACCATCAGGTTTAGGGACAGAGTTTTGAAAAAGGGTGGGATCTGGAGAGATGTGTATGGGATTGATGAAAAAAAGGTTGCAAGCATTGTTAGGGAAGATAAGGTTGATATCTTGGTAGAACTGACTGGCCATACTGCTAACAATAAGTTGGGCACAATGGCATGCCGGCCTGCACCTGTTCAG GTTACTTGGATTGGCTACCCAAACACCACTGGTCTGCCAGCGATTGATTATAGAATCACAGATTCACAGGCAGATTGTCCTGATTCAGAGCAGAA GCATGTTGAGGAGCTAGTTAGATTACCAGAATGCTTCCTTTGTTATACACCTTCCCCTGAGGCAGGGCCTGTTTCCCCTACTCCAGCTCTCTCAAATGGCTTTATTACATTTGGGAGCTTCAATAATCTTGCAAAG ATCACACCAAAAGTTCTGCAAGTTTGGGCAAGAATCCTGTCAGCAATTCCAAATTCTCGCCTTGTAGTAAAATGTAAGCCCTTCAGTTGCGAtagtgtgagagagagatttcTTTCAACATTGGAGCAGCTGGGGTTGGAACCACTACGTGTTGATCTTCTGCCTCTAATCTTACTCAATTATGATCATATGCAAGCGTATTCTCTCATGGACATTAG TTTGGATACTTTTCCTTATGCTGGAACAACCACGACGTGTGAATCTTTATATATGGGCGTTCCGTGTGTTACTATGGCTGGTTCAGTACATGCGCACAATGTTGGTGTTAGTATTCTTAGCACAGTGG GATTGGGAAACCTCATTGCTAAAAATGAGGAAGAATATGTTCAGTTGGCTGTCCAGTTGGCCTCTGACATAACATCACTTTCAAACTTAAGGATGAGTCTCCGAGACCTTATGTCCAGGTCGCCCGTTTGTGATGGACCAAAGTTTACCCTTGGGCTGGAGTCAGCATACAGGAACATGTGGCGCAGGTACTGCAAAGGCGATGTGCCATCAAAACGACACATGGAAATACTACAACAGGAGGTGATTCCCGAAGAGCCTGGTACTAAAATCGCTGAACCAATAAGGATTACGGCATCAGATTCTTCTACATCTATTAAGTCCAATGGATTTACTCCTTCGACACCTATGCCtaatctttcttcttccaaaGAAAATGGAGTCTGA